GTGTTTTATAAATGTGTTAAAACATGTTCCCTGCTGTGAATTGTCCTCTACACAGTTGGGTGGGCTATGAGCAGCAGAATATGTCTGGGGAGATGTTCATGATGGAGAAGGGAGAGTACCCTCGCTGGGACACCTGGTCCAACAGCTACAGGTGTGACCGTTTCATGTCGGTCAGGCCTGTCCGTATGGTGAGTAAATGTCAACCGTGTATGTATGAATGGATTTATCTATCAATGGATGGAATAGTTGTATTAATCTTCTTGTCTTTTTAGTCTTTTTTACTTTTTGTGCATCTGACTCCACCCACCCTTccgttcatccatccatccatgcatctCCTTTTCGGGATGTTAGCTGATCTTTTCCTTCTATTTTTTCCTACATACCTAtaggacccccaggaccacaagATCTGCCTCTTTGAGTGCATGAACTTTGAGGGCCGCAAGATGGAAGTGTGTGACGAGGACATTCCTAGCCTGTGGTCCTACGGCTTCCAGGACCGTGTGGGCAGCATCCAGGTCACTGGTGGAACGTAAGTCCCTTATTGGATTAGTGAGAGGGGGTAATTACATGTCCTGAGACAGATACTGAGACAATGTAAAGGGTTTGGTGTGATTGTGTAGTTACAGTGAGAAAAAACATTATAGTACAAAGAAACTTCAAGCTTCTCACAGGAAAAACAATCAGTTCCATctaatcatctctctctctctttctctctctctttctctctccttctcctttctccctaTTAAAGGTGGGTGGGTTACCAATACCCCGGTTACAGAGGTTTCCAGTACGTGTTTGAGATGGGACCCTTCAAGCACTGGAATGAGTGGGGCGCCCACCATCCCCAGATCCAGTCAATCCGCAGGGTCAGGGACATGCAGACACATCGCAGGGGCTGCTTTGAGATGACCGCCTAGAGAGGGGCACCAGGCAGGCAACCGCCAGCTATAGCTGGTGTATGTTGGGTGGGGCTGGTCCTGGAGCTTACCACCTTTCCCAGCTTCATCAGTAGCCACTTAGCCAGACAATGCTAATGAAATCTCTTGCTCCATCTCTATAACTTTTACTGGTAGAATTAAGTCATGTGCTTATGGGCCTTCATCCACCAACATTGAATACACTACACTGCCTATTGTATGGGCTGCCTTTCCTCAGTGCCTGAATGATACCTGTCAAAGTGATAGCCATGCTGTCCTGAAACCTGATAAACCTAGGGTACAGTTGCATTATGGTATTCATGATAGAGGGGTTTTTCAGCAAACTGGGTAAGAAGGTTTTTATAATAACAAGTAGTTTGTGTTCAATAGTTTGTTTCAATATCTGCAAGCCCTTGATTTTATACATACATTTGCTCATGTGTTTCTTAGCTATATATACATTGATGCCAATAAGCCTTTTCACAACGCTCTCTACTCCTGTGACACATGGCTGAttttagaaagtacagatacACACTCCATTTGCTGTCTCAGGTAAACCATGGTCAGCTCTTTTGGACAGTCCATATACTGCAGTGACCTGAACTATCCAAAGGAAGTCACTGTTTCCTCATAAATTCACAAGACTGTCCATCTCCACTGCACCTGAAGTTTTTTTTTGCTGACTTCTATCTTCAAAGAAAGGCACATGGCACTAGAACACAGTGGGTTCAATAACTGGGGAAAAGGGCATGGATGGAGAAAAGGCAGCTGTAACTGGGGTTATAGAGACTAGCCCACCTGTTGGTTGACCCCTCCTTATCACAATGATGGGGTTGTTCAGTAGGCTTGTGTTATGAACCTATATCTTTCTCAGGGATGCTGGCATCTGAAGAGCAACTTTCAgatgaaaaaaataaattaaaaatcaATAAATATTCAAAACCTCAGATCTGAAAAAATGCCAGTGCCTTCTTTTTCCTCTTAACTTCATTTAAAGAGCTCTGCTCATGTGACACAAATGAATGGAATTGCCTTTTCCAGTTACACTTTCCTACCAACTTTTTAAATCCTGCAATAATTTGGCATGTGGATGTTACTATTACACTCTCAAATTGAAATTGGATTATTCTGATATTATCTGGATTTTATGGGCAGACCAGGCAACGTATGGTTTGGACCACTGTTCAATTTCATTTTATGCGGCTGCATGTTTTGTAAGTTGGGTGAGTCATCGCTGTTCAATGAGGGAGCGCATGACATCTGCCGGTTGAATCAGTTAGCGACAGGATCGTTGATGACAAATATTTTGAGACCTCTACTTTGCAATGGTCTAGTCTGTCGTGTAACACGAGCGTTCCAATGAGACGATTTTTGTTTCTTAGCCAGACTACTTGACTTGACGTGAATTCTGAACCTGCAGTCTCCACCAAATACGAGCGCGTCGCCAGTAGTCTTTAACCAACGAACACAAGCAGCCACGGACCGAAGGTTTAAAGAACTAAGGATTTAGATTAAATACCGAGTGACTGAGAGAGCCGTTGAGTCttagtgaggcagggtgagagccTGATTTGTATCAGatcgggagggggaggaggcacaGAGAATGAGCTATTCTTGTACCAGCACAGAAGCTGTATGTAATAGACAGGACGCAACTAACTGCAGTACTCAGGAACCCGCCACTAATAATACGAACGGTGGCAACGGAGGTAAAGAGAGTGCCAGTAGCACCAGTTCCCGCCAGCCGTATCACAAACCGCTCGTGGCCATGAAAGTGAAGAAAGGCTGCAACTCTACAGACGCGGGAGTTCCAGTAACTACGGAAGAAGAATTGTTGAGAAATCCTGTAATAACGGCCGAGGATGTACTTGGGTTACAGAAGATCACCCAAAGTAAGTGCACTATTAGCTTACTTAGTCTTAAACAGGACGTGACAACCGTTGCATGTAGAGTAGGCTACCTGCTGATTCTAGCATTGGAGTGTCATGTTGTGTCAGCAGGGCAATAATTCCTCACTTGCGTAGTCTTATTCTGTCATTAGCACAGCACTAGTACATGGACTCTTTATTTTAGCCAAACAACTGGTTTCAGTTCACCGTACCTTGGACAGCGacttacagagacacagagccaGAGACGCAGAGATGATTGTTGCTTGAAAGAAATGTGCTAGTTACACAATATTGGCCTTCCACGTTTCAAGTGTTTATGTCTCTGCATTGTCAACATAGCCTGGtagacaataatataattatgcAAGAAAAACAGACTGGCCTCTTAAGCAtgcatattctctctctctctctctctctctctctctctctctctctctctctctctctctctctctctctctctctctatctctctctctctctctctctctctctgtgtgtgtgtgtgtgtgtgtgtgtgtgtgtgtgtttgtgtgtggatagCTTGTTCTGTCTAATGCTTCCCCTGTCCATATCAatgaaaaataataatctaAATCCTTTTCCAGTGCACTCTGAGGTAACAGGTGGTCAGAGGTCTGCCCTGAGATTGACACAGATCCTAATTAAAGATTTGCATTAGATTGTTACATATCTTACAGCTACAGCATGTATTCACTTTTAACTTATTCTTTCTCAACTTTGTTTCAACACTTTTCAAATGGTTATACTTCACAATTAATATTCTTTGTATTTGATCTATTAATATTCTTTGTCATCTTAAATAGGTTTCTACAGTCACATAATGTTCTGTCATTGTGTCACTTTTTAAAATGATTTTCAGTATTTGATGGACAAGCATAACATTAAATCATGAATTGTAAAGTATGAAAATTGCCATTAAAAACGGCTTCCATTTAAACAATTGTTTGACCTGTCCCCTGACTGATACACTGCTACCAAGTCAATTAACCCAGCAGATCAGTAGAGTTATATAAACAGACTCAGAGTAACAAGAAATAGACACATTTACGTTCTATAGATACATTTCAATTGGTAGCCTATCATAAGAGTCTAGCGAAAGGCAAACCTCATTCAAAAGGGCATTGCATTTACCCCAAACAACACTCTTGTCATCCTCTTTGTGTCtgtgacatacagtatgtatctACTGGGTAAACCACAGCAAAAGAGAGGAATCAGGGCTGCAGGGGCAAGATAAAACATAAATCACTCATGATGGCACATAATCTGTACTCTCTACTGACATGTAATCTGGATTAGGTCACAAGGGAGGAATGTGGCGAGCTGCAATGACCTGATACTCTTCAGTTAATTAATGCCCCCGGAATGCAACCCAAACATCAGAAACGTCTGCACATTTGTGATTCAGATAGACAGGTTATTCTGAAGGTCAATCTTTTCAGGTTTACTTTGGTGTTTGTGGTCCCCCAGCTAAAAAGGGTAATTAGGAATCAACGACTGAAATTGATCCAAAACAGCATTTTGTTCTCAAAGAGGCTACTGTCAATGGTGGCTATCATGTATCAAACTAATTCAATAAATCGTAATGATGTATGTTAAACATGTCTTGCTGTAGTagcgtatatactgtatatatatatgcaatTTGCACATGGGCTGTCATCATTTTCAAACATCTCATACACTATATTTTCAAATAGGGGGAAATAATTTTAGATAATCAATACATAACATCTCTCTGCACACAGAGGTTATGCACTCAGAGGGTAATCATCATCATACCATACAGATAGTAGCAATCATACCTTTCACTCTGAAACTGTCTGTATATAGAAAGATTGTGTAAAAAAAGACAGGAGGACAAACAGCAATTCCATCTGGTGTAAATAACTTCCATGGTGGTGCTTTGGGGAAGGTAAAAGCATCCATTTTGGTGGTGGGGTGCTGCCACAGTTGCTCAGTACTGATAAGGGAGCCAGTGTTTTCCTGACACAAGAGCGGATGGAAGTAAATGTAATCTGGCTAGTGGAGAAACGGTGCTTGGTGAAATGAGAAATGATAGCTCATCAGAAGCCCATGTGCTTGTGATGTACGGAGGAGGAAATCATATGCACAGAAACAGGGGAAATCAAATATCGCAGGCTATCTGCAAGGATTCATTCAGAATATGGGTCGTGTTTTTAGACGCAGTGTGAGCCTGCAGACTATCCTGTATTTCAGACTGTTGATAGTAAATACTCACTTAATTCAGAGGTCAAGGTGAATAACTATTATCCGTATAAATGTGTATCCATATAAACTTGTAGATTAGGAGTCTATAAAATGATATATCTTATGAACAAGTAGCATGCATGTGCAATTACTCATTCCGCCTCCATGTGTATCTGTGATCTGTCCTTGGTGCTATCAGATGAATACGAAGTGCCACAAGCATTTCAAAACGGTCTCTATGGTTGACTCATCCCATTCAAGTGAATGACTTCACACATTAAACACCGGAAGATAATACCAGTTACATTTGCGCTGATCTCATCACTTACAACTTCACATATCTATTATTGATTTTCTACAAAATCTCTATCACATCGCAATCAACCTCAAAAGAACCCTCTGAACCCTGAACCTAaatgattggtcgtgtttattacagtcctgcaaaGCCTACAGATATTGAATTTATAAAATGTTACTGTCAAGtatatttcagcaaatatgacaaaaaatgTATCTCAACAACATCACCAACCCTGCCTTTAATAACATtgattaataaatgtatttatgtttatgtctggatatattattattattatgtggaAATTCTGTGGTGAACACCAGAACGGTCACAATGGTCCAGAGACAGTAACCGCAGTATTATTGTGTAggttttcattaaaaaacacaAGGTTAGCCACTACTTACAGTAATATTTGCTGAATTATTCTGTGTGATGTTTTCTACACCTCTTTTGCATACCTGTTCTATGAGATTACCGTCATCTTATTTCTGCTATGTTTACCTTTGGGCTGTGGAGGTGTGAAGAAATGCCCCCCTCTCAGACTGCAGTACACAAGTCTTCATCCTTGCTTGACAATGCTCCATTGATTTAATTTAGGCCATACCATTCTGTCATCCATTTGCAATGTTGAAACCTATACAGAGCATGTGTTTACCAACACCTTCTGTAGGGCAAAACCGGCAAAGTGCTTAAATTCTTTTTCTGCTGTGTGACCTCACCCCTTCATCCAGAGCAGCTTCGCTCGCCCCACAGCCTCTCCAGATCTGTCTATCAGGAAACATTACACCTCCCGCCTGCTTATGAGCAAGGACACAATCCCCTGACTGTATTTCCAGTCATTGGGGCCTGTCACCACAATGGCCACAGCTTTAATTAAAAATTGATCGCCGTGGCACTCTTTAAATCTGCTCTATACAAGCTGTCACAAGGTCAGTGATGTATGAGGGTCATTCACTTTAAGGGACGATGCTGTTTTCTGGGATCCAGCCGTTGTGACAGTGAGTCCTTGAGGAGTGTTGTCGCTTATTGGGACGACCGATATCACATCTAGCCTATATCTAATGAAAGCAGTGGCAAGGGAGTTCTGTTAGCTGTAGACAATGGTAAATATCTTAGTTGTATGCTTGTAATttaacttttcaccacaaagaCATTATGGTACACATTTTCTCCTTTGAGTAATTGAGAATGTTCCGTTATTGCTCGGTCAGAGCAGGACATTGACTcatcattgtctgtgtgtgtgtgagtgagtgggtggaCTTTTTAGAAAAATGTCCTTTGATTCAACTCAGATGAAATTGTACAGGTCCTCATCAATTCTTTGAAAATGACCTGCCAACACTTAAGGTAACATGAACCTGAAAAATGCTCTCCTATAATTTGCCTAATTTACTGAAATAAATACAAGTATACCTTTCCAAATACAAATTTCAGGGTTATTGTTGCACTGAACCATCCTTGTACAATCATAGAGTTGGCCTCTTATAATTACAGGGTTTGGCTGAAACGCTCCACTAAATATCAAATCATGTTTCAGTGCTTCAAACAGTTTTCTGAGGTCAGCTTTGTTGTTGGTGATAGCTGCTAGTTTCATTTTGAACAGACTAAGCAGAGCCTTAAAGCTTGAGCTGAGTCATGCTGCTGCACGCTCAGCCTTTTGAATTGGAAAACACTGAGGGACTACCGAGATGATTCGCACTGTggcaaaaaaaaaggaaataacAAAGCCTGATAATGAGTAGTCTATGTGACAGCTTCATATCCCAATGATTTAATGTAGCTCCATTCTTTCCAACTCGGGCACAAAATCCTATCAGCCAACAGAAGCGTTCAAGATGGCCTCCAGCTTTCGCTTTGAACTGGTAACAGTTAGACCCCGAAGGCCCCAGTAAAGTGGTGGATTTCCCTGCTAGCCAATGGAAAGCTGTCAGAGTGATGTACTAAAACTGTGTACACAAACACTCTATCTTAGTCCTTTGGCTCTGTTTGATGATATGCCTCATAAGCTGCAGAGTCTTTACAGTTCACTTTGGCTGAAGCTCTCATAACCCCAAAACCCCATGAAATGTATATGCGTAAAGTTAGATtactagtaaaaaaaaaaaaaagtaaagagAATGAGCCTGGACAGgacaatatattttttggactTTCCCTTTTGTCATCATGGTCAGAGGCAAAATATTTACTACAAGACCCTGCTGTAGTAGCTACACAGTTATTGTACATAGTTGGGGACACCGGAAATGCTTCCCAAAGTTCTTCATTCTCATGAATGAACATAACTCTGTCTTGCCATACACTTAAAGGTACAATAGTTTAAAAAAATCGGTAAAAGACAAATGTTGTGTCCCCCATACACAGGTATAAGCTAAGGAGGTACTCTGAGAGTTGTTAAGCACAAGACAGTTTAGTGCCAGTAGAATGTCAATTTAAAATTTTGAAGAAACCACTACTTTCCAAccaattatgttccagcaatCCTGTTCCATCCAATTGCCTTACTccttggcttattttgtgaaacccCTGTTAAATCAAACATGAGCTGGAGGAAAGTATGGATGTTCAGACAAAAATTGGGTGCTCTGTTTATTATAGTTCAGGCTTAAATAATCTTCTGTGCCACTGTGGGAACCACTTGGGTGGAACCATTGGCAGGACATCACTGAAAATAATAATTGTTATTAATGATTCtgtctggttaaataaaggttaaataaaataaaaagcgtTGGAGGAAGTGGCCATTATTCATTACTCCTTAAAGACATATACAATCACATAGATCACAGTGGGTCGATTAGATAAAATTGTGGTTCTTAGTGTGTATCAGTAGGCATCTGACAGGGTGGATTCCATCTTTTTATTGGCTTATGTGAGGAGTGTACagtctggacaggaagtgatgtcacttTCTAAGATTGTCACGAGGAGTGATTGTGACCCTGGTGTAGTTAGCCTTATGCAGAGCCCTACACATCAAAAGTGTTCACATGTGAAATGATTGTGACCCTGTTGTGTTTAGCCTATGCGGTGTCTAGCGCAGCAATGTTGAATGCTGTCTCGAGGAGTGTTAACCACAGAAAGATCCCAGACACAAACTAGATCTAAGGCCGGAAGACGTATTAATGGGTTCTCAACTAAATAATGATTAAAGGTTTGAAAATAGGTGTACATTGGTAGTTTTTCAAATATCATTGTAGATTATCAAAATATGTACTTAACAATCTGTCATTGCTTCCCCATAGTCTACCATGGACCATGGTTGGACTGGTTTTCATTGAATATTAGCCATTCCAGTGCTCCACAATGCTCACAATTCTCAAGGATTTCATTGAAgtgaataaaaaaacacacacaaacacacactcaaaaaagCACACATTTTATCTCCACAACCTCCTCGATCACATCCCCAATGTCACAAGAACCAGCTTTTTGACTGTGTAGATAGACAGCAGGGATTCTCATCTGCATTCAGCTGTTCAAAGACTCAACCTCTCAGTGAACCTCTTAACCAGCCAATCGCCTGCAGGCTCCATCATTATGAGACGTGTTTAAGAAACACAGCAAGCCTATCCCTATCCACCAGGGTATCCTCATTCCTTTCAAATATGCAAAATGCTATGCTAATGCATCTGTGCCCTGTGGGCGTAGCACTGAAACCTGATTTGATTTGGGCGTGCCATAAGCAGGTGTTCCCATGAGGTTTACAAGCCATGTTCTCATGTCTGATATAACAGTAATTTACTTATGGATTGACAGCTTAAGATGAATCAAAAGAATATAAGTGCGTAAAGCCTTGatgcaaaaaataaaacaaaatacacTAATTCCCAGCTAATCTTGAGGTTTAGCAGCTATAAATGGCACTCACTTGCTGTTTATGAATGCCACAGACAGCCATTTTGTGTCTAACGGACTACCTTAAAAGAACCACTTAATCGTTTGTTATTTTACTCTGTAGCTTTTTTGAATTATGTATCTCTGGAAGCTAAATTTCAGTTAAATTGTTTGGTAAATACCTGTTAAAGTGggcaaaaaaaacacatcacaaATGGAGAAATGTTAATGAGTAGGCCTATGCTGCAATGCATCTAAATACAGTCAGCATCAAAATAAAGCTG
The genomic region above belongs to Osmerus eperlanus chromosome 11, fOsmEpe2.1, whole genome shotgun sequence and contains:
- the crybb1l3 gene encoding crystallin, beta B1, like 3, giving the protein MSHTGVQGSIGSHPGMGMNRHKMYLFEFENFQGRRMELNGECRNLCEKGFERIGSIRVECGPWVGYEQQNMSGEMFMMEKGEYPRWDTWSNSYRCDRFMSVRPVRMDPQDHKICLFECMNFEGRKMEVCDEDIPSLWSYGFQDRVGSIQVTGGTWVGYQYPGYRGFQYVFEMGPFKHWNEWGAHHPQIQSIRRVRDMQTHRRGCFEMTA